The following are encoded together in the Ornithorhynchus anatinus isolate Pmale09 unplaced genomic scaffold, mOrnAna1.pri.v4 scaffold_264_arrow_ctg1, whole genome shotgun sequence genome:
- the GRIN2C gene encoding LOW QUALITY PROTEIN: glutamate receptor ionotropic, NMDA 2C (The sequence of the model RefSeq protein was modified relative to this genomic sequence to represent the inferred CDS: deleted 1 base in 1 codon): MGRALAPALLLTSLLGSVAELGPGAGEPAVTVAVVFGGSGPLWQERSPAHPRLSPQGFVDLPLEVRPLPVVVNDTNPGTLLTRLCDLLGTAQVHGVVFEDNVGTEAVAQLLDFVSSQTRVPIVSISGGSAVVLTPKEPGSAFLQLGVSLEQQIQVMFKVLEEYNWGSFSVITSLHPGYSLFLEGVRAFTDASYFGWELQDTLTLELGPGTAGSSTQRLLRQLDTEVLVAYCSREEAEVLFAAAGQAGLLGPGYVWVVPSVAVGSTEAPPPVFPVGLISVVTDAWRLNLLQKVRDGVTILALGAHSYRRRYGALPPPARDCRETPGPAGSARDGFYRHLLNVTWKERDFSFNAGGYLGHPSMVVISLNRHRLWEMVGRWERGIIHMKYPVWPRYGSFLQPVVDSRHLTVTTLEERPFIIVEHPDPATGGCVPNTVPCRQQGNGTASDGPGEPYTKLCCKGFCIDILRKLAKVVKFSYDLYLVTNGKHGKKVRGVWNGMIGEVYYRRADMAIGSLTINEERSEIIDFSVPFVETGISVMVARSNGTVSPSAFLEPYSPSVWVMMFALGLTVVAVTVFMFEYFSPGGYNRDLASGKRSGSSSFTIGKSVWLLWALVFNNSVPIENPRGTTSKIMVLVWAFFAVIFLASYTANLAAFMIQEQYIDTVSGLSDGKFQRPQEQYPPFRFGTVPNGSTERNIRSNYRAMHAHMARFNQRSVEEALTSLKMGKLDAFIYDAAVLNYMAGKDEGCKLVTIGSGKVFATTGYGIALQKGSHWKRAIDLALLQFLGDGETQKLQATWLSGICQNEKNEVMSSKLDIDNMAGVFYMLLVAMGLSLLVFAWEHLVYWRLRHQVPQGPPPLDFLLAISRGIYSCFRGVENLAGPAPPRNPALATGSAQASVLNLLQTARALVSTAGVDSSLEQAARTIESWGSRREAPPPAFVPRPPPPAYSPRPPQLLPAPPGPPCGGGLGVGRRPGGPRGLVVVSSAPQPLVHLLPPERALPDLFREPGRGGRLFSSSSLSERRRSPGSPGSGRPCLPPFPEPPEPEDLSLLRREQLGRREARLGAARSPRGPRPALLPAGSSPGGPRADRSRRAPGQPRPLPSVGEGGHAEPSCPHTYANLTPCWGSGCPPPPPCASQGPCGPRKRGQRTLTWGVGYRDRGGWESGTGGEEEEEEVAVSRAHGPPGTRAWRRISSLESEV, translated from the exons atgggcagagccctggcccccgccctgctgctgacctccctcctgggctccgtggcggagctgggcccgGGCGCAGGGGAGCCGGCCGTGACGGTGGCGGTGGTGTTTGGCGGCTCAGGCCCGCTGTGGCAGGAACGGAGCCCGGCTCACCCCCGCCTCAGCCCGCAGGGCTTTGTGGACCTGCCGCTGGAAGTCCGGCCGCTGCCCGTCGTGGTCAATGACACCAACCCCGGCACCCTGCTGACGCGGCTCTGCGACCTGCTGGGCACGGCCCAGGTCCACGGCGTCGTCTTCGAGGACAACGTGGGCACGGAGGCCGTGGCCCAGCTTCTCGACTTCGTCTCCTCCCAGACCCGAGTGCCCATCGTCAGCATCAGCGGGGGCTCCGCAGTGGTCCTCACCCCCAAG GAGCCCGGCTCAGCCTTTCTCCAGTTGGGGGTCTCCTTGGAGCAGCAGATCCAGGTGATGTTTAAGGTGCTGGAGGAGTACAACTGGGGCTCGTTCTCCGTCATCACCAGCCTGCACCCCGGCTACAGCCTGTTCCTGGAGGGCGTGCGCGCCTTCACGGACGCCAGCTACTTCGGCTGGGAGCTGCAGGACACGCTGACCCTGGAGCTGGGCCCGGGGACCGCAGGCTCGAGCACCCAGCGCCTGCTGCGCCAGCTGGACACCGAGGTGCTGGTGGCCTACTGCTCGCGGGAAGAGGCCGAGGTCCTGTTCGCCGCCGCCGGGCAGGCCGGGCTCCTCGGCCCGGGTTACGTGTGGGTGGTGCCCAGCGTGGCGGTGGGCAGCACggaggccccgccgcccgtcttcCCCGTGGGCCTGATCAGCGTGGTGACCGACGCCTGGCGCCTGAACCTGCTTCAGAAGGTGCGCGACGGGGTCACCATCTTGGCCCTGGGAGCCCACAGCTACCGGCGGCGCTACGGCGCtctgccccccccggcccgcgacTGCCGGGAGACCCCCGGACCCGCCGGCTCCGCCCGAGACGGTTTTTACAG GCACCTGCTGAACGTCACTTGGAAAGAGCGGGATTTCTCCTTCAACGCCGGCGGCTACCTCGGGCACCCCTCCATGGTCGTCATCTCGCTCAACCGGCACCGGCTCTGGGAGATG GTGGGGCGCTGGGAGCGGGGCATAATCCACATGAAGTACCCGGTGTGGCCCCGTTACGGTTCCTTCCTGCAGCCGGTGGTGGACAGCCGGCACCTGACAGTGACCACACTGGAAGAGCGGCCCTTCATCATCGTGGAGCACCCCGACCCGGCCACCGGCGGCTGCGTCCCCAACACCGTGCCTTGCCGCCAGCAGGGCAACGGGACGGCCAG TGATGGGCCTGGGGAACCTTACACGAAGCTGTGCTGCAAAGGCTTCTGCATCGACATCCTGAGGAAGCTGGCCAAAGTGGTCAAGTTCTCCTACGACCTCTATCTGGTCACCAACGGCAAACACGGCAAGAAGGTGCGGGGCGTCTGGAACGGCATGATTGGAGAG GTGTACTACAGGCGAGCGGACATGGCCATCGGCTCTCTGACCATCAACGAGGAGCGCTCCGAGATCATCGACTTCTCCGTGCCCTTCGTGGAGACGGGCATCAGCGTCATGGTGGCCCGGAGCAACggcaccgtctccccctctgccttcttgG AGCCGTACAGCCCTTCCGTGTGGGTGATGATGTTCGCGCTGGGTCTCACCGTGGTGGCCGTCACCGTCTTCATGTTTGAGTACTTCAGCCCCGGCGGCTACAACCGCGATCTCGCCAGCGGCAAGA GGTCCGGGAGCTCCTCCTTCACCATTGGCAAGTCCGTGTGGCTGCTGTGGGCGCTGGTCTTCAACAACTCGGTGCCCATCGAGAACCCTCGGGGTACCACCAGCAAGATCATGGTCCTGGTCTGGGCCTTCTTCGCCGTCATCTTCCTCGCCAGCTACACGGCCAACCTGGCGGCCTTCATGATCCAGGAGCAGTACATAGATACCGTGTCGGGGCTCAGCGACGggaag TTCCAGCGCCCCCAGGAGCAGTACCCGCCCTTTCGCTTCGGCACTGTGCCCAACGGCAGCACGGAACGCAACATCCGCAGTAATTACCGGGCCATGCACGCACACATGGCCAGGTTTAACCAGCGCTCCGTGGAGGAGGCCCTCACCAGCCTCAAGATGGG gaAGCTGGACGCCTTCATCTACGACGCGGCCGTGCTCAACTACATGGCGGGCAAGGACGAGGGCTGCAAACTAGTGACCATCGGCTCCGGGAAGGTGTTTGCCACAACCGGCTACGGCATCGCTCTGCAGAAGGGCTCGCATTGGAAACGGGCCATCGACCTGGCCCTGCTGCAGTTCCTGGGGGAcg GGGAGACGCAGAAGCTACAGGCAACGTGGCTGTCCGGAATCTGCCAGAACGAGAAGAACGAGGTGATGAGCAGCAAGCTGGACATCGACAACATGGCGGGGGTCTTCTACATGCTGCTGGTGGCCATGGGGCTGTCCCTGCTGGTCTTCGCCTGGGAGCACCTGGTCTACTGGCGACTGCGCCACCAGGTCCCCCAGGGGCCCCCGCCGCTGGACTTCCTGCTGGCCATCAGCAGG GGCATCTACAGCTGCTTCCGGGGGGTGGAGAACCTggccggccccgcgccgccccgcaACCCGGCCCTGGCGACCGGCTCCGCCCAGGCCAGCGTGCTCAACCTGCTGCAGACGGCCCGAGCCCTGGTGAGCACGGCCGGCGTGGACAGTTCCCTGGAGCAGGCCGCCCGCACCATCGAGAGCTGGGGCAGCCGCCGggaggccccgccgcccgccttcgTCCCGcgacctccgccgcccgcctACTCGCCGCGGCCCCCTCAGCTCCTGCCGGCCCCTCCCGGGCCTCCCTGCGGAGGAGGACTGGGGGTCGGGAGGCGTCCGGGGGGCCCCCGAGGCCTGGTGGTGGTGAGCAGCGCCCCTCAGCCTCTGGTCCACCTCTTGCCCCCGGAGAGGGCCCTGCCGGACCTCTTTCGAGAGCCCGGACGGGGCGGgcgcctcttctcctcctcctctctctccgagCGGCGCCGGTCCCCGGGGAGTCCCGGCTCGGGCCGCCCCTGCCTCCCGCCTTTCCCGGAG CCCCCCGAGCCGGAGGATCTGTCGCTCCTGCGGCGGGAGCAGCTGGGCCGGCGGGAGGCTCGGCTCGGGGCAGCCCGgtccccccggggcccgcg ccccgccctcctccccgctggAAGCTCCCCCGGGGGACCCCGCGCTGACCGGAGCCGCCGGGCCCCTGGGCAGCCTCGGCCGCTGCCCTCCGTCGGGGAGGGAGGCCACGCCGAGCCCTCTTGCCCCCATACTTACGCCAACCTGACCCCGTGCTGGGGGTCGGGCTGCCCGCCACCCCCTCCCTGTGCCAGCCAGGGCCCCTGTGGGCCGCGAAAACGCGGACAGAGGACCCTGACCTGGGGCGTCGGCTACCGGGACCGAGGTGGGTGGGAGTCCGGgacagggggggaggaggaggaggaggaggtcgccGTCAGCCGGGCACACGGCCCTCCAGGGACTCGGGCCTGGCGGCGCATCTCCAGCTTGGAATCGGAGGTGTGA
- the FDXR gene encoding NADPH:adrenodoxin oxidoreductase, mitochondrial isoform X2: protein MPPRCWSPWWGAARLRPPSLGALPSLLVYISPACCQHLSTAEPTPQVCIVGSGPAGFYTAQHLLKAQVDIFEKLPVPFGLVRFGVAPDHPEVKNVINTFTQTARSARCAFRGNVAVGRDVTVSELQEAYHAVVLSYGAEDHRALGIPGEELPGVLSARAFVGWYNGLPENQELAPNLNCDTAVVLGQGNVALDVARILLTPPELLEKTDITARALGALKQSRVKTVWIVGRRGPLQAAFTIKELREMMNLSGTRTVLDPGDFVGLQEAIKAAPRPRKRLSELLLRAALEPIGAEAVARPSTAPRAWGFRFLRSPVEVLASPDGVRAAGVRLAVTRLEGSGETARAVPTGATEDLPCGLVLSSVGYKSRPIDPSVPFDPERGVIPNSEGRVERAPGLYCSGWVKRGPTGVIATTMSDSFLTGQALLHDLQAGLLPSGSRPGFAAVEPLLCSRGAAVGRDEGAAMKEPGGEHRGVQALTFSDWERLDAEEVARGQAAGKPREKLVDRAEMLRLAGY, encoded by the exons ATGCCCCCGCGCTGCTGGAGCCCCTGGTGGGGCGCCGCCCGACTCCGACCGCCTTCCCTCGGAGCCCTTCCCTCTCTCC tggtatatatcTCCCCAGCATGCTGCCAGCATCTCTCCACGGCAGAGCCCACCCCGCAGGTTTGCATCGTGGGCAGCGGCCCGGCCGGTTTCTACACTGCGCAGCACCTGTTGAAG GCCCAGGTGGACATCTTCGAGAAGCTGCCCGTGCCCTTTGGCCTGGTTCGCTTTGGCGTTGCCCCTGACCATCCTGAGGTGAAG AACGTGATCAACACCTTCACACAGACAGCCCGCTCGGCCCGTTGCGCCTTCAGGGGCAATGTGGCCGTGGGCAGGGACGTGACAGTGTCTGAGCTGCAAGAGGCCTATCATGCCGTGGTGCTG AGCTATGGGGCCGAAGACCACCGGGCCTTGGGGATCCCCGGGGAGGAGCTGCCAGGGGTGCTCTCGGCCCGGGCCTTCGTGGGCTGGTACAATGGGCTCCCCGAAAACCAGGAG CTTGCACCCAACCTGAACTGTGACACAGCCGTGGTCCTGGGCCAGGGCAACGTGGCCCTGGATGTGGCCAGGATCCTGCTGACTCCCCCCGAGCTTCTGGAG AAGACAGACATCACGGCGCGAGCCCTGGGGGCCCTGAAGCAGAGCCGGGTGAAGACAGTGTGGATCGTGGGGCGCAGAGGTCCCCTGCAGGCAGCCTTCACCATCAAG GAGCTGCGGGAGATGATGAATCTGTCGGGCACACGAACCGTGCTGGACCCGGGGGACTTCGTGGGGCTCCAGGAGGCGATCAAAG CGGCTCCTCGCCCCCGAAAGCGTTTGAGTGAGTTGCTGTTGCGAGCGGCGCTGGAGCCAATCGGAGCAGAAGCAGTAGCTCGCCCGAGCACGGCCCCGCGGGCCTGGGGCTTCCGCTTCCTGCGCAGCCCCGTGGAGGTGCTGGCTTCTCCGGACGGGGTGCGGGCCGCCGGCGTCCGCTTGGCCGTCACCCGGCTGGAG ggctcGGGGGAGACAGCCCGGGCAGTGCCCACGGGGGCCACAGAGGACCTGCCCTGCGGACTGGTCCTGAGCAGTGTCGGGTATAAGAGCCGCCCCATCGATCCCTCTGTGCCCTTTGACCCCGAGCGGGGTGTCATCCCCAACAGCGAGGGCCGAGTGGAGCGCGCACCAG GGCTGTACTGCAGTGGTTGGGTGAAGAGGGGACCCACCGGCGTCATCGCCACCACCATGAGCGACAGCTTCCTCACGGGCCAGGCTCTGCTGCACGACCTCCAGGCCGGGCTCCTGCCGTCGGGAAGCCGGCCCGGCTTCGCCGCCGTGGAGCCGCTGCTGTGCAGCCGAG gagcagcagtgggACGTGACGAAGGGGCAGCCATGAAGGAGCCGGGTGGAGAGCACCGGG GCGTCCAGGCCCTCACCTTCTCGGACTGGGAGAGGCTGGATGCGGAGGAGGTAGCCCGGGGCCAGGCAGCCGGGAAGCCCCGGGAGAAGCTGGTGGACCGGGCTGAGATGCTGCGACTGGCGGGTTACTGA
- the FDXR gene encoding NADPH:adrenodoxin oxidoreductase, mitochondrial isoform X3, translating into MPPRCWSPWWGAARLRPPSLGALPSLPCCQHLSTAEPTPQVCIVGSGPAGFYTAQHLLKHHPQAQVDIFEKLPVPFGLVRFGVAPDHPEVKNVINTFTQTARSARCAFRGNVAVGRDVTVSELQEAYHAVVLSYGAEDHRALGIPGEELPGVLSARAFVGWYNGLPENQELAPNLNCDTAVVLGQGNVALDVARILLTPPELLEKTDITARALGALKQSRVKTVWIVGRRGPLQAAFTIKELREMMNLSGTRTVLDPGDFVGLQEAIKAAPRPRKRLSELLLRAALEPIGAEAVARPSTAPRAWGFRFLRSPVEVLASPDGVRAAGVRLAVTRLEGSGETARAVPTGATEDLPCGLVLSSVGYKSRPIDPSVPFDPERGVIPNSEGRVERAPGLYCSGWVKRGPTGVIATTMSDSFLTGQALLHDLQAGLLPSGSRPGFAAVEPLLCSRGAAVGRDEGAAMKEPGGEHRGVQALTFSDWERLDAEEVARGQAAGKPREKLVDRAEMLRLAGY; encoded by the exons ATGCCCCCGCGCTGCTGGAGCCCCTGGTGGGGCGCCGCCCGACTCCGACCGCCTTCCCTCGGAGCCCTTCCCTCTCTCC CATGCTGCCAGCATCTCTCCACGGCAGAGCCCACCCCGCAGGTTTGCATCGTGGGCAGCGGCCCGGCCGGTTTCTACACTGCGCAGCACCTGTTGAAG CACCATCCTCAGGCCCAGGTGGACATCTTCGAGAAGCTGCCCGTGCCCTTTGGCCTGGTTCGCTTTGGCGTTGCCCCTGACCATCCTGAGGTGAAG AACGTGATCAACACCTTCACACAGACAGCCCGCTCGGCCCGTTGCGCCTTCAGGGGCAATGTGGCCGTGGGCAGGGACGTGACAGTGTCTGAGCTGCAAGAGGCCTATCATGCCGTGGTGCTG AGCTATGGGGCCGAAGACCACCGGGCCTTGGGGATCCCCGGGGAGGAGCTGCCAGGGGTGCTCTCGGCCCGGGCCTTCGTGGGCTGGTACAATGGGCTCCCCGAAAACCAGGAG CTTGCACCCAACCTGAACTGTGACACAGCCGTGGTCCTGGGCCAGGGCAACGTGGCCCTGGATGTGGCCAGGATCCTGCTGACTCCCCCCGAGCTTCTGGAG AAGACAGACATCACGGCGCGAGCCCTGGGGGCCCTGAAGCAGAGCCGGGTGAAGACAGTGTGGATCGTGGGGCGCAGAGGTCCCCTGCAGGCAGCCTTCACCATCAAG GAGCTGCGGGAGATGATGAATCTGTCGGGCACACGAACCGTGCTGGACCCGGGGGACTTCGTGGGGCTCCAGGAGGCGATCAAAG CGGCTCCTCGCCCCCGAAAGCGTTTGAGTGAGTTGCTGTTGCGAGCGGCGCTGGAGCCAATCGGAGCAGAAGCAGTAGCTCGCCCGAGCACGGCCCCGCGGGCCTGGGGCTTCCGCTTCCTGCGCAGCCCCGTGGAGGTGCTGGCTTCTCCGGACGGGGTGCGGGCCGCCGGCGTCCGCTTGGCCGTCACCCGGCTGGAG ggctcGGGGGAGACAGCCCGGGCAGTGCCCACGGGGGCCACAGAGGACCTGCCCTGCGGACTGGTCCTGAGCAGTGTCGGGTATAAGAGCCGCCCCATCGATCCCTCTGTGCCCTTTGACCCCGAGCGGGGTGTCATCCCCAACAGCGAGGGCCGAGTGGAGCGCGCACCAG GGCTGTACTGCAGTGGTTGGGTGAAGAGGGGACCCACCGGCGTCATCGCCACCACCATGAGCGACAGCTTCCTCACGGGCCAGGCTCTGCTGCACGACCTCCAGGCCGGGCTCCTGCCGTCGGGAAGCCGGCCCGGCTTCGCCGCCGTGGAGCCGCTGCTGTGCAGCCGAG gagcagcagtgggACGTGACGAAGGGGCAGCCATGAAGGAGCCGGGTGGAGAGCACCGGG GCGTCCAGGCCCTCACCTTCTCGGACTGGGAGAGGCTGGATGCGGAGGAGGTAGCCCGGGGCCAGGCAGCCGGGAAGCCCCGGGAGAAGCTGGTGGACCGGGCTGAGATGCTGCGACTGGCGGGTTACTGA
- the FDXR gene encoding NADPH:adrenodoxin oxidoreductase, mitochondrial isoform X4: MPPRCWSPWWGAARLRPPSLGALPSLLVYISPACCQHLSTAEPTPQVCIVGSGPAGFYTAQHLLKHHPQAQVDIFEKLPVPFGLVRFGVAPDHPEVKNVINTFTQTARSARCAFRGNVAVGRDVTVSELQEAYHAVVLSYGAEDHRALGIPGEELPGVLSARAFVGWYNGLPENQELAPNLNCDTAVVLGQGNVALDVARILLTPPELLEKTDITARALGALKQSRVKTVWIVGRRGPLQAAFTIKELREMMNLSGTRTVLDPGDFVGLQEAIKAAPRPRKRLSELLLRAALEPIGAEAVARPSTAPRAWGFRFLRSPVEVLASPDGVRAAGVRLAVTRLEGSGETARAVPTGATEDLPCGLVLSSVGYKSRPIDPSVPFDPERGVIPNSEGRVERAPGLYCSGWVKRGPTGVIATTMSDSFLTGQALLHDLQAGLLPSGSRPGFAAVEPLLCSRGVQALTFSDWERLDAEEVARGQAAGKPREKLVDRAEMLRLAGY; this comes from the exons ATGCCCCCGCGCTGCTGGAGCCCCTGGTGGGGCGCCGCCCGACTCCGACCGCCTTCCCTCGGAGCCCTTCCCTCTCTCC tggtatatatcTCCCCAGCATGCTGCCAGCATCTCTCCACGGCAGAGCCCACCCCGCAGGTTTGCATCGTGGGCAGCGGCCCGGCCGGTTTCTACACTGCGCAGCACCTGTTGAAG CACCATCCTCAGGCCCAGGTGGACATCTTCGAGAAGCTGCCCGTGCCCTTTGGCCTGGTTCGCTTTGGCGTTGCCCCTGACCATCCTGAGGTGAAG AACGTGATCAACACCTTCACACAGACAGCCCGCTCGGCCCGTTGCGCCTTCAGGGGCAATGTGGCCGTGGGCAGGGACGTGACAGTGTCTGAGCTGCAAGAGGCCTATCATGCCGTGGTGCTG AGCTATGGGGCCGAAGACCACCGGGCCTTGGGGATCCCCGGGGAGGAGCTGCCAGGGGTGCTCTCGGCCCGGGCCTTCGTGGGCTGGTACAATGGGCTCCCCGAAAACCAGGAG CTTGCACCCAACCTGAACTGTGACACAGCCGTGGTCCTGGGCCAGGGCAACGTGGCCCTGGATGTGGCCAGGATCCTGCTGACTCCCCCCGAGCTTCTGGAG AAGACAGACATCACGGCGCGAGCCCTGGGGGCCCTGAAGCAGAGCCGGGTGAAGACAGTGTGGATCGTGGGGCGCAGAGGTCCCCTGCAGGCAGCCTTCACCATCAAG GAGCTGCGGGAGATGATGAATCTGTCGGGCACACGAACCGTGCTGGACCCGGGGGACTTCGTGGGGCTCCAGGAGGCGATCAAAG CGGCTCCTCGCCCCCGAAAGCGTTTGAGTGAGTTGCTGTTGCGAGCGGCGCTGGAGCCAATCGGAGCAGAAGCAGTAGCTCGCCCGAGCACGGCCCCGCGGGCCTGGGGCTTCCGCTTCCTGCGCAGCCCCGTGGAGGTGCTGGCTTCTCCGGACGGGGTGCGGGCCGCCGGCGTCCGCTTGGCCGTCACCCGGCTGGAG ggctcGGGGGAGACAGCCCGGGCAGTGCCCACGGGGGCCACAGAGGACCTGCCCTGCGGACTGGTCCTGAGCAGTGTCGGGTATAAGAGCCGCCCCATCGATCCCTCTGTGCCCTTTGACCCCGAGCGGGGTGTCATCCCCAACAGCGAGGGCCGAGTGGAGCGCGCACCAG GGCTGTACTGCAGTGGTTGGGTGAAGAGGGGACCCACCGGCGTCATCGCCACCACCATGAGCGACAGCTTCCTCACGGGCCAGGCTCTGCTGCACGACCTCCAGGCCGGGCTCCTGCCGTCGGGAAGCCGGCCCGGCTTCGCCGCCGTGGAGCCGCTGCTGTGCAGCCGAG GCGTCCAGGCCCTCACCTTCTCGGACTGGGAGAGGCTGGATGCGGAGGAGGTAGCCCGGGGCCAGGCAGCCGGGAAGCCCCGGGAGAAGCTGGTGGACCGGGCTGAGATGCTGCGACTGGCGGGTTACTGA
- the FDXR gene encoding NADPH:adrenodoxin oxidoreductase, mitochondrial isoform X1 has translation MPPRCWSPWWGAARLRPPSLGALPSLLVYISPACCQHLSTAEPTPQVCIVGSGPAGFYTAQHLLKHHPQAQVDIFEKLPVPFGLVRFGVAPDHPEVKNVINTFTQTARSARCAFRGNVAVGRDVTVSELQEAYHAVVLSYGAEDHRALGIPGEELPGVLSARAFVGWYNGLPENQELAPNLNCDTAVVLGQGNVALDVARILLTPPELLEKTDITARALGALKQSRVKTVWIVGRRGPLQAAFTIKELREMMNLSGTRTVLDPGDFVGLQEAIKAAPRPRKRLSELLLRAALEPIGAEAVARPSTAPRAWGFRFLRSPVEVLASPDGVRAAGVRLAVTRLEGSGETARAVPTGATEDLPCGLVLSSVGYKSRPIDPSVPFDPERGVIPNSEGRVERAPGLYCSGWVKRGPTGVIATTMSDSFLTGQALLHDLQAGLLPSGSRPGFAAVEPLLCSRGAAVGRDEGAAMKEPGGEHRGVQALTFSDWERLDAEEVARGQAAGKPREKLVDRAEMLRLAGY, from the exons ATGCCCCCGCGCTGCTGGAGCCCCTGGTGGGGCGCCGCCCGACTCCGACCGCCTTCCCTCGGAGCCCTTCCCTCTCTCC tggtatatatcTCCCCAGCATGCTGCCAGCATCTCTCCACGGCAGAGCCCACCCCGCAGGTTTGCATCGTGGGCAGCGGCCCGGCCGGTTTCTACACTGCGCAGCACCTGTTGAAG CACCATCCTCAGGCCCAGGTGGACATCTTCGAGAAGCTGCCCGTGCCCTTTGGCCTGGTTCGCTTTGGCGTTGCCCCTGACCATCCTGAGGTGAAG AACGTGATCAACACCTTCACACAGACAGCCCGCTCGGCCCGTTGCGCCTTCAGGGGCAATGTGGCCGTGGGCAGGGACGTGACAGTGTCTGAGCTGCAAGAGGCCTATCATGCCGTGGTGCTG AGCTATGGGGCCGAAGACCACCGGGCCTTGGGGATCCCCGGGGAGGAGCTGCCAGGGGTGCTCTCGGCCCGGGCCTTCGTGGGCTGGTACAATGGGCTCCCCGAAAACCAGGAG CTTGCACCCAACCTGAACTGTGACACAGCCGTGGTCCTGGGCCAGGGCAACGTGGCCCTGGATGTGGCCAGGATCCTGCTGACTCCCCCCGAGCTTCTGGAG AAGACAGACATCACGGCGCGAGCCCTGGGGGCCCTGAAGCAGAGCCGGGTGAAGACAGTGTGGATCGTGGGGCGCAGAGGTCCCCTGCAGGCAGCCTTCACCATCAAG GAGCTGCGGGAGATGATGAATCTGTCGGGCACACGAACCGTGCTGGACCCGGGGGACTTCGTGGGGCTCCAGGAGGCGATCAAAG CGGCTCCTCGCCCCCGAAAGCGTTTGAGTGAGTTGCTGTTGCGAGCGGCGCTGGAGCCAATCGGAGCAGAAGCAGTAGCTCGCCCGAGCACGGCCCCGCGGGCCTGGGGCTTCCGCTTCCTGCGCAGCCCCGTGGAGGTGCTGGCTTCTCCGGACGGGGTGCGGGCCGCCGGCGTCCGCTTGGCCGTCACCCGGCTGGAG ggctcGGGGGAGACAGCCCGGGCAGTGCCCACGGGGGCCACAGAGGACCTGCCCTGCGGACTGGTCCTGAGCAGTGTCGGGTATAAGAGCCGCCCCATCGATCCCTCTGTGCCCTTTGACCCCGAGCGGGGTGTCATCCCCAACAGCGAGGGCCGAGTGGAGCGCGCACCAG GGCTGTACTGCAGTGGTTGGGTGAAGAGGGGACCCACCGGCGTCATCGCCACCACCATGAGCGACAGCTTCCTCACGGGCCAGGCTCTGCTGCACGACCTCCAGGCCGGGCTCCTGCCGTCGGGAAGCCGGCCCGGCTTCGCCGCCGTGGAGCCGCTGCTGTGCAGCCGAG gagcagcagtgggACGTGACGAAGGGGCAGCCATGAAGGAGCCGGGTGGAGAGCACCGGG GCGTCCAGGCCCTCACCTTCTCGGACTGGGAGAGGCTGGATGCGGAGGAGGTAGCCCGGGGCCAGGCAGCCGGGAAGCCCCGGGAGAAGCTGGTGGACCGGGCTGAGATGCTGCGACTGGCGGGTTACTGA